In one window of Denticeps clupeoides chromosome 2, fDenClu1.1, whole genome shotgun sequence DNA:
- the cops3 gene encoding COP9 signalosome complex subunit 3, with translation MASALEQFVTNVQQLSAQGQMTQLCELINKSGELLAKNLSHLDTVLGALDIQEHSLGVLAVLFVKFSMPNIPDFETLFYQVQLFISTCNGEHIRYATDTFAGLCHQLTNALVERKQPLRGIGILKQAIDKMQMNSNQLTSVHADLCQLCLLAKCFKPAVPFLDLDMMDICKENGAYDAKHFLCYYYYGGMIYTGLKNFERALYFYEQAITTPAMAVSHIMLEAYKKYILVSLILHGKVQQLPKYTSQIVGRFIKPLSNAYHELAQVYATNNPAELRSLVNKHSEAFARDNNTGLVKQCLSSLYKKNIQRLTKTFLTLSLQDMASRVQLSGPQEAEKYVLHMIEDGEIYASINQRDGMVCFNDNPEKYNNPAMLHKIDQEMLKCIELDEKLKSMDQEITVNPQFVQKSMGTQDDDVGSKTSSYS, from the exons ATGGCTTCGGCACTGGAGCAGTTCGTCACCAATGTGCAGCAGCTCTCTGCTCAAG GTCAAATGACTCAACTTTGCGAGTTAATTAACAAGAGCGGAGAACTTCTGGCCAAGAACTTGTCCCATCTGGACACGGTTCTTGGGGCCTTGGACATTCAGGAGCACTCGCTGGGTGTGCTGGCTGTACT ATTTGTGAAGTTTTCCATGCCAAACATCCCAGACTTTGAGACACTTTTCTACCAAGTCCAACTGTTCATTAGTACATGCAATGGAGAGCATATCCGATATGCAACAGACACAT TTGCTGGGCTCTGCCATCAGTTAACAAATGCCTTGGTTGAACGGAAACAG CCACTGCGGGGGATCGGCATTCTCAAACAGGCAATAGACAAAATGCAGATGAATTCAAACCAGCTTACCTCAGTTCATGCAGATCTGTGTCAG CTGTGCTTGTTGGCAAAGTGCTTCAAACCAGCTGTCCCGTTTCTCGACCTTGACATGATGGACATCTGTAAGGAGAACGGTGCCTACGATGCCAAGCACTTTCTATGTTACTACTATTACGGTGGCATGATCTACACTGGCCTGAAGAACTTTGAACGTGCGCTGTATTTTTATGAACAG GCAATAACCACTCCAGCTATGGCGGTCAGTCACATCATGTTGGAAGCTTACAAGAAATACATTCTTGTCTCTCTGATTCTTCATGGAAAAGTGCAGCAACTTCCTAAATACACCTCGCAGATTGTCGGCAGGTTCATCAAG ccCCTAAGTAACGCCTACCATGAGCTGGCTCAGGTGTACGCCACCAACAACCCCGCCGAGCTCCGCAGCCTGGTGAACAAACACAGCGAGGCGTTCGCCCGAGACAACAACACCGGCCTGGTCAAGCAGTGCCTGTCTTCGCTCTATAAAAAGAACATCCAGAGGTTAACAAAG ACCTTCTTGACCCTGTCCTTACAAGACATGGCAAGTCGAGTGCAGCTGTCAGGACCCCAGGAAGCAGAAAAGTACGTCCTGCACATG ATTGAGGATGGTGAAATTTATGCTAGTATTAACCAGAGAGATGGCATGGTTTGTTTCAACGACAACCCTGAGAAATACAATAACCCAGCAATGCTCCACAAAATCGATCAGGAG ATGCTGAAATGTATAGAATTAGATGAGAAGCTGAAGTCTATGGATCAGGAAATCACAGTGAACCCTCAGTTTGTGCAAAAG AGCATGGGTACACAGGACGACGACGTGGGCAGCAAGACGTCAAGTTACTCCTGA
- the nt5m gene encoding 5'(3')-deoxyribonucleotidase, mitochondrial translates to MKTFKAGIAMPLLPRALRALKADAAWRRCSDAPGADRRLRVLVDMDGVIADFEGGFLRKYRARYPREPYVALRERRGFWVSSQYGQLRSDLCEKAISIWQSKNFFLELDPLPGGIEAVKEMDKMENTDVFICTSPIKHYDHCPYEKYAWIEKHLGFDFLERTILTRDKTVVCGDILFDDKPDIIGVEPKPTWEHVLFTACHNKHLPPCPTRRRLLSWADDWRGILASKRR, encoded by the exons ATGAAAACCTTTAAGGCGGGAATCGCCATGCCGCTGCTGCCGCGGGCCCTGCGGGCGCTGAAGGCGGACGCCGCGTGGAGGCGCTGCTCCGACGCGCCCGGCGCCGACAGGAGGCTGCGTGTGCTCGTCGACATGGACGGCGTGATCGCCGACTTCGAGGGCGGCTTCCTGAGGAAGTACCGGGCGCGGTACCCGCGCGAGCCCTACGTGGCTCTGCGGGAGCGCAGGGGCTTCTGGGTGTCCAGCCAGTACGGGCAGCTCAGGAGTGACCTCTGT GAGAAGGCCATCAGCATCTGGCAGTCCAAGAACTTCTTCCTAGAGCTGGACCCGCTGCCTGGCGGCATCGAAGCAGTCAAGGAAATGGACAAAATGGAGAA TACAGATGTTTTCATTTGCACCAGTCCCATAAAGCATTATGACCACTGCCCATATGAAAAG TACGCATGGATAGAAAAGCACCTGGGCTTCGACTTTCTGGAGCGCACGATTCTGACCAGAGATAAGACGGTTGTATGTGGAGACATTCTCTTTGATGACAAGCCAGATATAATAG gtGTAGAGCCCAAACCAACCTGGGAACACGTGCTCTTCACTGCCTGCCACAACAAACACCTGCCGCCCTGCCCCACCCGCCGCCGCCTGCTCTCCTGGGCCGATGACTGGAGGGGCATCCTGGCGAGTAAACGCCGCTAG